The genomic segment ACTAGGATTCGAACTATCGGAGACTGGATAATAAGGGTTTTGACTGGGCCTGTTGTGTATTGATTAGATGGCATCATTGGAAGCTTTATGATGGTTGAAAGTGTTGCTCAGCCCCTAGACGTCATTAGCCATAGCCATCTCGAATTTTCTTGAAAATCTCATATTTAGGTTGATGAAAAAATTGGCTTTATACTACAATGCTACATCAGAAAGCTATAAGCTCATATTTAGGTTGATGAAAAAATTGGCTTTATACTACAATGCTACATCAGAAAGCTATAAGTTGTATAAGATGCTGGTATGCCATCCACAGCAGCCGGTTTGTCATCCACTTTCTTCATACTAGCCACTAAGGTCGGCCAACACCAGCCAAAAACTAGACTTAAGCTAGCACTAGCACTTTAAACTTTCCTCAAAAAATTAAGCAACAATTGCCCTACTTTTAGTCCACTATACAATAAAATGATCACCTGCCAGGACCACGTACCATGGGTTGAACTATTAAAGGGGATTCAGCCATGCTTATTTTATGTATCCAATTTCTTTTATTAACAAGGTATAGCGCTCTCATCCTTGTCGCTGATGATTCACAAAGTATCCCTATTGGTGCTATTTTCTCCCTTCTCGGGAGAAGGAGAGCAAGCCATCGAGCTTAGCTAGATGGATGTGTGAGCATGCCATGCATTGatcccaaaataataataaaaaaaaagatagatgatGTTGGACCTTATTGTTTTGACCTTCTAAGGCTTTCAATACTAGAATATCACTTTCTCAGAAAAGAGGGTGGTGTTTAAGATCTATGAGCTGCAAAATACGGAGTAAGGATGAAAATGCTAAATATAAATTAGAAGATAAACTTATAATTGATTGGATAAGTGACTGAAGGGCTTGTTCTCAAGATTATGTTTTGATACTCATAAATATTCTTGTTAACTTCTTGATGGTAGTCTCTTTTTAGTGCTAACGCATATCCCTACTGCCAACTTCTACTTtgtccatcttcttcctatgGTTGCCATAGGAGGTGTTATCCACGTCTCCACTTATTACACTTCAATCTTTCAGCAACCACTTTCGCCTTTCACATCCTGCTTCCAGGCCTTCATTCTTTAGCACAAGACACGATTAGCTCACTCACTCACCGCTGACCCTTTGCGACAAACTATACTCATAATCGGCCTATATTTGCTATCATTAAACCTTAACCTGAGCCTCAGGTAGAGCTGATTATGGGCTGCGGTTGGGcatcaaaaatatcaaattttaaataggccAAGCCCAAAGCTTAACTGAAAATGAATATATAGTTTAGATCTGAGGTCCGATCGTTGATCAACTCTAGGCTCGAGCAATCACTCGCCCTAGTCTAAGTAATTCTTTTTTAAGTCATAGCTCAGTCTATGTTGGATGGTAACTAGTGTTTAGGTATTGGGAGACTAATACCTAAACTGCTATCATATGAATCATCAAACATCCAATATTTCTCAAGGGAAACATTTCTAATGGAAACATCCGGCAAGTCAAAATATTGAGACAtcgcaaataatatcaaataatttttgatgtaaaatatgtCAAACAATAATAAGCAGCACTAAGGGAGCTTCTCTATTTTTCCTTGCACACCCCTTCGTGCGAAACAAGGTAATCCGAACCCCGACATAGTATTTCCAACGTGAAGAGAAACAACGGTCCACAAACTAAAGCAAAAGGCAAAggtttaaaagaaaagaaaagaagaaggcaaaAGGCAAAAGCAAACCCTGAAACAAGAAACGTATTTACCATTCAATGCTTCCGATACCTAAAACAAAACTGATACTTTATTTAATGATAAACACATTGAGAAATCTCTTCCATGAAATTGAAATAAGCGAATAAATTGAAGATAAAAGAGAAATTCATAGATCTTAAGTATGCTAATGTTTTCACGCATGCACGTAAAACGTTTGTATTTCTTGACTTTAAGTTCGTGAAGCAATCTACTTCTCTTCATACTGCAGCATAGCGATGCGGCTTTGAGACCTCAATTGCTCGTAGAACCTCTTGATGAACTCCTCGGCCTTGTCGTCCACCTCCCGTCCGAACCCATCACCCTCATCCTCTGATGAATAATTTGAGACCCGAACCGAGAAGGGCGACGGCATTTGGCTGCGCTGCTCGCCGATGGCTAGAACGCTCGGACTGTAGGCCCATTGCGGCGAGCGCTCGATCATGGGGAGCACGGCGACAGGCCCTGGCATCTCGTCAGGTTCCTCGACAACATTGGCATGGATGCAAGAGAAAAGATTGTGTCTGCGCTTCCAGCTCATGCCATACAAGATCGGGTTGGGGGTATTAGTGCATGAGAACTCGTACGCATGCATGCTAAAGTTGGGGCCTTGTGGCAATGGACTCCTTGGCTGGTGGTGAAACATAAGGTTCCCCAAGGATTTCCCTAGGACCTTTCCCCTCTCCATGACGAGCTTCatgtccatgatgagcttcctcTTAGCTATGAGGCCCTTCCTCATCATGATAATGGCCAACCTCAGGAAGTTCCATAGGTTCTTAGCGGCCACAGGAGACTGGAGCTCCATGTTAAGAGTTTACAGGCGATAGAAATGGAGATGAATTAATGGCTGATGGGTTATAATTTTCTGCGAGTTTGGTAATGGTTTGTGCTACCAAACCTCgaagaaagggaagagagaGCCGCACACTCTTGGGATTGAGAGATTGGAGAGGTGGGGGTCTATTTATAGCTGAAGAGAGAATGGGGAAAGTAAAGGAGCAGAACAACGATATTTCTGATAGGAATGAAGAGGCTGACTTGGGGGGGTGAAGGGAAGGTGATGGTGGGGACAATGCACGgcaccacttttttttttttattttgttcttttttatgccttctccttccttctaCTGTGAGATCATTATATGTTAGAAACTGCTATCTGCGTGTCAATAGAGGAGAGGAGAGCTGGTGTCTGATGAGAACattatatatatgatataatgTTAGTCTGAACTTTGACTCGTAGCTGGGAAGTTCAGGGCAACTAATGAAAGGCAGCCGTGGGACCGGAAGGATATTTGGGTTgttggtccaaaaaaaaaaattgatacttattaaaaattaaaaaatatattctagttagttttttttgggtaaggtcctaaatatggtatcagagcggacctggcCACAGGCCAATCGTGatgcttgtaattagatttgaatgaatttgaactcttagtctGACGAGGATGTCAGAACTTAAAtagaggagtatgtgaggatctgcGCATGTGTGCGTTTAGTCCTATATTAGTTATTGGCCGAGAAGATCATGGGTACTTACACAGAACTAGAGAACTCAAAAAATACCTTCTAACTAGCCTTTTTGAGCGAGGTCCTGATTTGTAACAGAAACCAGAGATTTCGATACAGAAgggttattttttttctaaatcaattccttaaattctttccATGTGCTACTTCTTAACTTTTAacttttttaattgcaatatttTCCAAGTTACAACGTGCCTAAAAATttgttataatatatatataattcctagtCAACTAACAAATGCTTTAATGAGAACGGGATACTAAAAATCGAACGAGCTAATTAGTGGCCTGTTGGTAAAGTAAGGCACACAAATTCCGGAGCCAAATATCATTTTATTGAGAGTCCAAAGAGTTTCAAATAAGCTTCATGagcaaaacaaacaaacaaaaaattcatGATGGACTAATTGTCAATGGTGATATGAGAAAGCTAGGACCAAACATCATGCATCTTCATTAGATATTTAGAGGGCACAGAGTTTGGGATAAAGTCCAtcaagaaaaatggaaaattttCGTGATGGATTATTGTTAGGGTTCATTCACTTTTTTGACATATAATTGCTACCTCGATGCATAAGACGCATGTAAAAagacaatcaaaaactaaaaccAGAAGTAGATCACCACGTAGAtgattttttctcttcttttctttacatGCAAATGGTTGGCATGATAGATAAGCTAGCTCTCTTGCAGCACAATATACTTAAAAAActatatatgaaaagaaaattttgttgCTGTCTCATTCAAACCCGAAGTACCAACGCCGCAAATAATAAATTGATCTAAAGATCTTTGAAGCTTTGCCACCAACAACCAGAAAAATATGGGCGTGGTCTGCTATCTGGTACCCTCACCTTTGTCGCTTTATTTTTTGATCGCCGAGGCcattagaaaaaagaaagattctcTGTACCTAAAacatgcaagaaagaaaaagggtgGTGCGTGCATAGAGAAAGCAATTCCCCACTAATTATCTAAAGAAGCTCACAACTATCCAAACTGAACCAAGAGAACAAAAGGCTGGTTTTCTAACTTGTTATTGAAGACCTTGCGTTATCTTGTGTAGGACTGTAAACCAAATGGCCAACAAGAGTTAGAAAGACACATCAAGTTCAAACAAAGATGGTCCCTTCTCCCatagaaatgaaaaagaaaataataattatataaaaactGGCGTCCTAACTTTTCCCTCCTCTTGATTTCCCTCCTATTTTGATAGACATTTGAATCATTTTGAGAAATTGATAGGCATCGGTATTATTACCCTAAAATCTGCATGCATGTCAACAAATCCTTATACTTTGCTTTGGTGAAGCGTTCGTAGGAGATgggtgtaacaacccaagacctcactcAAAAAAAACTAACCCgaaagtattatttagattctttgattctgtataagtactcaagaccaactcagcaaataaccgatgtgagacgaAATACACGTCTGCACGGATCTTCACAATAGGTCCACGtacaaatagaaaaaaaaaatcctaatcgttagtgaattttgtaaaaaaaaaaaacccatctGATTGCTTCCTAAACTATTACATCTATTTAATCCTCTTGTCCGAGATACCTATTTTTACAAATATTATAGCCACGTTCGCCACATGTGCCAGCATCTGATCTTTTCCTAAAgccaaagagaagaaaagatatgCATCATTGGAGCAACTCGCAAGATATTTTCTATGGTGTTCAAACTTTTTTCCATTTTCCAAGCAATCTCTTCTTTTTTGCCAAACAAAATATGTTTCATGGAACTGCTTTGCAACAACACCCCTGGATTGGCCACATTTCACTTTGCCAGCAGCCACCTTTCCGCTACTCCGaacttgctctctctctcgacCTTTCTCCTTTTTAGGAGCAAGCTGGCTTCCGCAATTGACCTACTACTATAAGCTAAAGCCACAGCCATTATTTCTCACGTTTGAGTTCCCCAAATTAACTCCTTTTTAAGTGGGTGGAAAAGGACAAGAATCTGCAAAGCTCTTTTATACGCAAAATCACCCTTTAGATGGGAGCGTGCTCCACGCGTGCAGAGAAAATTAAGGGCTTCAGACATGGCCGGGTTTGAGTTGCCAAGCGTGATGGTTAACAAAGATTGGGCTCAACAGATCCAAAGTCCACGATTCTgagaaaaaattatatcctgCACCGCATGCACCATGCCAATCATATAGTTTCATTCATATGCTCATCTCAGTGATTAGCCTATAAAAATAAGATAACATAATTTGCATGATGCACAGATATATACATTGGTACACGTGGTGCATGATATAATTTTTCGATTTTGAGGTCCTGGCCGGCAGGTGGGTGCCACGTTGGCTCTGACGATATTTTTTGTTGGAGCACTCTAAAGTTCGGAGGTTCATGTtgctttcttttccctttatgTCCATAACTCATGCATGAGGAAAGTAGAATTCATCTTCTTATAGAAAAAAAAGTGCAATCCATAGCTCTTTTGGATAAACCTAAGAATATCAACATACAATAACCTTAGTCTTTCAGAGTTTTTCCCCTCACCTTGTCCgcaccaagaaaaagaaaagaaacaagaatctaTTTGCCAATAAACCTATTTTGTTTAGGTCTTCTCACTATTAACAATCACCAAAAAGGATGGTAGAAGAATGTAATCCTAGCTAAATCTGCTATCTAATGGAAGAATGCAATCACTAAATTTGAGGCTGAAAATGTGACGGTAAAGTTTGTGGCGAAATGGTTGATGGaggcaaaataaataattttggaCTTTGAGATTGGAGCGAGAAATCGCCTATTGGGCCTTCAAAGCCCTGGTGTGTATATTACATATTTGCCCCTATCAAGCCTAACAAGCCCTCGTAGGCCCAAGACCCACAGTTGGGCCGACATTTTAATCAAAACCTTTCAAAAAAAACCTCATCTATTAGATGAACTAAGCACTAGGATggttcatttattattattattattattattgagttAGCCATGCACTTCATGTATTTCTAGCGATTCACATGGCATCATCAAATGATACAAGTCTTGGATAAGAATCTACAACGCACCCTTGTTGACGATCCTTTACTGTGAGTTTGTCGAACAATGTGATATCGAGTTTTAGCAGTGGAATTCTCTACAGTGATGCAATGCTATTATCTTATAAGCGAGCTTGATGAGTGCAAGCAACAATTATGCACTAAGCCCCTTTCTTCTTCGTGAACCGTTATTTAATACCCTCCTGGTTTTCCACGTCTACAATTTGTACAAAGAAAGGGGAAATGGGCTGATATCCATGCCCGTGCTGTGTAATTAGAAATCACAGAGTCATCTGAGCTATGTTATATCCATAAAATAAAGTAGCAATTCGTACATATGGAGGGATGTATCGCAAGATAAAATATGTAAGCTATGTAGATAACATGAAATATTCCAACCATTGGAAGGAGATACTAAtccttatttcttttctcctccGAAATCCTCAAACAAAATGCAATGCACACAAGAACATGTAAAAGAATatctttataatatattaattctTAAGAACTTAAAGGAGAGAAAGCTCAAGATAGTTTCTTTTATATTGCCCTCTTTTTAGAGGAATATTTTATATCATGCATATTATGATGATGTTATAATAAGAGCACTAGCCTTAGAAACACTTCAAGAACCCAAGGTGGGTCGAGAaacctcaaatctatcctcgtAACCGGAGTCGGGTTAATACTTCGAACCATGCTTGTCTCATTTAGGTTCAGATTAGAAGATCCGACCTATAGTTGATGCTACCTAAAAAAATTCTTGACCCAAACCAATACCAATCAGGATCAGATATCACCGGATTTTGGGTTAGGTCTATTTTTGCCACCCCTAACTAGAAATTATGACACAGAAGCTTCATTCGTCTACTGATGGACTTGCCGTGCTTTCAAATACCACTTGGGTGACTTGGGATAAACATGTAGACCATCTCAGTGTAGAAGAAAGGTCTCCAACGTAAGGGTTATAGGCGACGTTTTCTTAAATAAAAACTTCAGTAAGTGAGTTTAGAAGAAACAGAGCAAACTGGCACAGCAGTGGAAAAGACCTGGAAGCTACCAAAGGTTTATATTAATTTCCATGAGATATTTCCATCAAAAGAGACGACCTGAACTTTTTCACACCGGCTCTTGAGGAAGCCTCTTTCCCAACGGTCAAAATAATTCAAAAGGGAGCCTAGGCACAGCTGTCCCGCGAGGGATGTCCCGAGCCAAACCTTAAGCTCAGTCCCTAACACCACCCAAACCAGGTCTCTAACCCATCATATGTCGACAAGTGTCATCGTGACTGCTTCATCTGCTTGGTTTCCTTCTCATGTCATGGCTGTGCACtctccatcttttcttcttgctttttGCTAAAGTTTTCTTCGTGCCCACCCCAAGCTTTCGAGCCCTATTAACTCCTGCTTTAGTCTACTCATCACTCACATGAGCTGAAGTTGCACACCACCTTCATTCCCACTCTCTATAAATATCCATCAATCCCCGCGGGACAACCTCCATGCCAAAACAACCACCTCCTCTCGTATCTCTCTGGTTTGCATTAACCTGTCATCACCCCTCTTTCGCCTTGCATGCCAAAACCATCTCTCTTCCTATTTCACACTAAACGAGCAAACCACTATCACTGTCGCTAGCTACATTTGGTCAGCAATACAAAGATATCCTCTCCTTTCTGCATAAATTCAGCAACTCGCTTTCTTGTCCTCCTATAAATACCACCGCTACTATTAgagcctcttttcttcatcCATAACTTTGCCATCTCTCTGCCCTCTCCAATCCGCAAATTTCTTGCCTGAACACTTGAATTCTGAACTTCTGGTTGGCATTACTTATTCCTtcgtctctctcttcctctgtgCATCTTCTCCAACCTCGGTGCTGCAAGGATGAAGAACAAGGCTTCCACCTTCCTGAAGCAGGTGATCTCTGTTATTGTCTCCATGGTGAAGGCCAAGTCATTGGCGGTGAAGAGCAAAACCAGTGCTATGAAAAGCCGGCTCCTTGTCTTTGGGCTCCTTCGGCACAAGAAACTCTTAATGAGTGCAATCAACCACAAGATCCATGCACTTAGGGGACAGGAgaaaggtggtgaaagtctcagCAGCAACCCTGAGGACTGCAGCAAGGCAATAGTGCTTTATATTGCAGAACAGAACGAGGCCCTGCCAAGCTCCACACGCACCGAGTCGGTCGACTGTGAAGATGACGATTTTTACCCGGACCTCACACACTCGCTATTTGAAGACGAGGACGACGATGATGATGGACTCGGTGACGCCGCTGGATCGGTAATCGATCTGGTTAGGAACTCCAAGGACGATGGTAAGGAATTCAGCCTCGAGGACGAGATCGACCATGTAGCTGACGTCTTCATAAAGAGGTTCCATAGGCAGATGAGGATGCAGAAGCTGGAGTCCTTCAAGAGGTATCAAGAGATGTTGGAAAGGAGCGCGTAGGAGAAGGAAGGTAAAAGAGTCCTTTTGTTTCTCCAAGTAGGCCTTAGAGATCTGACCCAGAGACTGAACAAAGGAAGGAAACTGTGGGGCCAGGAGGGTATAATCAGCTCGCTTGGTGGTTAATCTCTAGGATGTCTCAGCTTTTAAGCACTCCTCCGCTGGAGCTATGTTTAGTCGTAGAACTCTTGCTGTTTCACGTAGAAAAAAACGCCTGCTTCCATGTAatcgtcaaaaaaaaaaaagagagaatggcCATGTAGCATTTATTTTGGAGGAATGCATGGTCCTTAAAGCTGTGTACCTATCTTTCTAGAAACGTAGAAATGGAAGACAATGTTTCCTTACGAGTTATCAGGAGCATTCGGATACTGATAATCCTAAATTCTTAGACTCTGATATATGTGGGTAAAATGTGTTGCATTATAACTAGAATGGGATAgaattacatcaaaaaaaaaaaactagcatgGGATAGAAACAGATGCACTTTCCTAGTCAggatctgaaaatattgtttatCTATATTTATGAGGATCCcatcaaacaaaaatatatatttatttgaaagCAATAAAAAGTTTTTGACAGTCAAAAATCATAGCAACAGACATCTGTGAGGCTACCTGGATCGCGTCCAGCAGTCCATAGCTTAGCTCCTAAGGAAGTGCAAGGCGTATATTTAACTTGCATCCTTTCTTTACAGCATAATAAGATGCCCAGCTTTTACAGACAACGTGCATCAGATTCCCCTGCTTACTAACAAGAGTATCAGCTCTTTAACTGCAATAGAATATAAGAAAGTACTTGGATACCGTACATTGTTAGCAGGACATACAGGGACAACAGGTGTTAGCGCCTTGGGCTCAAAAGTAACGCATGGTACAACCATAATGCTGGAGTACCTTTAACAACCAAGCGAGGAAGCAATTTTAAGTAGAGATTGGGATCCTTGAACAATATAATATCAATTGTAGCAACTATTTTTCCAGGTTCTGAAATATCATAGATTATCATAAACCAGAAACTTCTTAATAGCTTGTCCACACTTCAACAAGAATTAAGAATCCTATCTAGAACCGAAgtactatgatgacaaaaatatTACTTTCAGTCAAATGGAAACAAAATAAAGCCTGAGCTCGAAACAGAAATGGCATTAGACAAGTAGCATAAGGCATCTTAATTTTTTTACAGGATGTTTTAGCTGGCTGCTCAGACTAAATAACCTCTACAGATAGCTAAATATCTAATCCTCTTGAAAACTCTGGAAATATAAATTTGGTGACTCTCGTTTCAGATGATTAAGCTAACTGCACTTCATCTGGCAAGTGGGTGTCTGATCACCCCACGTCCTTCATCAAGAATGAAGTTGCTATTTCTGAAATGTGTGCTGGAGAAGAATGGCTTCAAATCATAGATTTCATACTCCTGGGCCTGTCCAGACCAAAATTCAACTTAGAAgacggaagaaaaaaaaaatcttctcatCAGCTTGCAAGACAAACTGTATGGAAGAGTGGTTATTCCGTTGGTCTCACCTTGCTCCGCAGCTCCTCCACCTTCACCTCAATATGTGTGAGATGGCTAGTTGTTCCCGATACAATTTCTTCAAAATGCAATGCATCCTTTACAAGAACACGTAGAAGATGCAAGAGCAATTCATTATAATCCTTCTTGAATGTCATGTACTTCTTGAAGCTCTGCAACAACCATAGAAACATGTTAGCTGTCTCTTAATGATAATCTTCTTTCTAAGACCAGCATCAAGATTAACAGCTTAATCAAACCTATCTAGAAGAAGCTCATTAGACTTGCTGGGGAGAAATTAGACAAAGAACTCAGAATAGCAGAATGAGTTCGGTTTAGTTGAATGGATGAACCAGTTGGTTTCTCAGTCTCAagtcatcaaaaaaatatatatattatggctGAAGGGATAGAATTTCAGGAGGCATTGTGGCTCCAACATATTCTTTTTGGTAGACAAAATCATTCCAGCATATCTGAGCAGCATAACTGCCAGGAATTCAATAACTCACATTCATGCATGCAAAGATCCTTGGACAGCTACAAAAACCTTGGCCAGTAGAAGACTTAGAAGAGGTGACATACTTTTTTAAAAACCAGtaggttttttcctttttttttagcaGAAACCAGTAGGGATATTAAATGGTAATCAAGTAATttataaacaaaaaaattaaaaacaaggaTAAGAGATGATCATTTACATGTGATCTCCACAACCAACCAGGTGATCActactagaaaaaaaaaaaaaaagaaaccagtGGGGTGCTTCAAATCTAGTGAATATATTCCCATCCAAGAGTTGGGCAAAACTGGCCCACCAAGCTATTAAACCTGGGAAAGGTAATTATACAAGGAGAACAACATAGAAATAACAAGATGACCAAATAATGAAGAGTGTCTTGGATAAAAAAATGCACCTCATTCATTTCAATCTAAAATATGGCTTCAAATTAACCAGGTTTATAGCCcttaagaaaaaggaaagagtggAGGTGC from the Phoenix dactylifera cultivar Barhee BC4 chromosome 14, palm_55x_up_171113_PBpolish2nd_filt_p, whole genome shotgun sequence genome contains:
- the LOC103713298 gene encoding uncharacterized protein LOC103713298; amino-acid sequence: MELQSPVAAKNLWNFLRLAIIMMRKGLIAKRKLIMDMKLVMERGKVLGKSLGNLMFHHQPRSPLPQGPNFSMHAYEFSCTNTPNPILYGMSWKRRHNLFSCIHANVVEEPDEMPGPVAVLPMIERSPQWAYSPSVLAIGEQRSQMPSPFSVRVSNYSSEDEGDGFGREVDDKAEEFIKRFYEQLRSQSRIAMLQYEEK
- the LOC103713268 gene encoding uncharacterized protein LOC103713268, whose protein sequence is MKNKASTFLKQVISVIVSMVKAKSLAVKSKTSAMKSRLLVFGLLRHKKLLMSAINHKIHALRGQEKGGESLSSNPEDCSKAIVLYIAEQNEALPSSTRTESVDCEDDDFYPDLTHSLFEDEDDDDDGLGDAAGSVIDLVRNSKDDGKEFSLEDEIDHVADVFIKRFHRQMRMQKLESFKRYQEMLERSA